GGTCTGCCGGGGAAGGCcgacgcgaggaggcgcggccgcgcgagagccgacgaggaagccgagaaggcggcagaagaggcaaacctcgcgaggagacagagagccgaagaagcgcgaggcggaaCCGAGAAAGAATCACGCGCGAATGGACGAGCAGTAGCACGCCCGGGCGACGCAAATGAAGAGCATGATGCAGACAAACTGTGGAAACATCCCGCTGGGCCTTTGTTCCCAGGCGCGAGAGCCATTCCGCCTGTAGGGCGACGATCCGCGCATTTGCGCATCCAACACAATGACGCCCGCGCAGCTTTTTCCCTCACGCCTGAACGGCAATCGCCCTCCGGATCGCTTCCCGCACCGCGCCACCGTTGCTCCGCGCCTTGCCTGTCTAGTTGGTCcagtctttcctcttcttgccgCCGCACCACGGCTTCCTCAGGATCCCCTGGATCCCTCTCGCCACTGCTGCACTTGCCCGTTCGCCGCCGGCAGTCCAGCCCTTTGTCTCGGCGCCGCTCGCTCCCGTTCGCCTTTTGGGGCCCGCCCTCGGGGTGGCTTTCTCCGCCGCGTTCCGCCTCTAGGCgctccagtgtctccttccgctggCGGCGGCTGGGCCGCCGGAGCCGCGTAATGCGTCGGATGGCGTGGGCGATTGCTGCGCGCGATGTCGAGCTCTTCACGCAGCAAAGCCGAGTCTCGCGCCGTGGTTTGCGGGCTACCCAGGATGCGCCGCTGCTTCGGCGCTGGGAAGGCGAAGGTGGACTTCCGGCAAGATGAGGCTGGCCTCGAGCCCTCAGGAGGGAGCCCGCGGTCTCTGCCTTCAGCCGCCCTTCGCCAAATCCGCGAAGAGGAGCTGGAAAGCCTCCGGCACTTCGCGTGAGTCCTAGGCTCGGAACGAGCTTCTTGAGAGGCAGCCCAGGAGACGACTGCGTGCTGAGCGAGGCAACGGGGGAAGCAGGGGACGTCAGACACGGATCTGGCGTCGAGCCCTGCGAGAAATGcacgggagaggaaagggaggaaacggcagccgcaggcgacaAGCACGCGGCAGACGAAacggacgcaggcgacgcaggacacaaggaagaaggaaccaGAGGAGGCTCGGGCGACTCGATGTAGTTGGACAAGGTGTGTGCAGCTGAAGCACGACCAGGGAGGATGGACGAGCCCGACGAAgcgtgagagaggcgaggagcatCGTTGCAAGAGGATGAACCTGGGGGCGATGCAAGGGCTgtgagacgaagacgagaacacGACCGAtgagaacagagagggacCATCCAgcgtgaggaaggcgacggaccCACGGGTGGGGAAAGAAGCAGATCCCGACTATCCGTCTTCGGAGTCGGCTTGTCGTCGCTTGGAAAATTTGTTACGTTTGAGCGTGTGCCGTTTCCCGGTGCCGCTGATGGTTCGTTCTCCCGTTCCGAGCGTCGCTCAAGCACGTCCGGGACTCGGCCGCCTCTTTCAGTGTTTTCAGCGCTGTCACCACCAACCAGCTCTTCCGCTGCGTTTGGCTTCCTCCCCACTTCCAGTTCCCTCTTTTCGGAGTCATTGATGCCTGCAGAAAACGATCGGTGTTCTCTCGCTAccgcctctcccctgtcgtttcctcgtctgtcgctgcggtcttctttgcgtcttcgcctgctgtcAACATCTTGCCCCTCCCCGGCTGGAGCGAGGTCTGACGAGCAAGTGCGTCCCACAGGTAAATAAGCAAGAGCAGTCACAGAAGGCCCCTGCAGGCACACAGATCCCGCTGGACCTTCTCCAGGCTCTCGCGTCCCTTCACCGCCTCCCCGTAGTTCCGCAAATCGcccctcttcctgtttcgcgTTATCGCGGGAAGGCACCCAATCGGTCCCAGGGTCCAGCGGGAGTTCCTCCCCTGTTTGCATGTCCGTCCTGCCGGGTTGACTACGCGCGCAACGGATGCCTCGGCGAAGGGGACAAGGCTTCGATGCATGTGAaaaacatgcatgcatcgaacGCGAAGGTGACCGCGGTGAGGAATCCAGAGTAGAGGAAAGCGctgacgagggcgaggggcCGCCAGCTCGGTGCGCTCCGGGGGCGGCGCGCTGATGAAAAAGCAGGCTGGCCCcctcgagagacgaagaagacaaagacgcagaggaagaagacaaagaggaagatgaggacAATAAACatggggaagaggaagcaaatGGCAGCAGGGGCCGAGACGAAGTACCGTGCTGAATCTCGACGCCAGCGTCACGTTCCCCATAGTCTCTCAGGGGCTCCTGCTTGGCGTCGGAAAACTTAGGATGGACACACACGGCTGCATCGTCCTCGCGCCCTGTGTCGCCGTCCTTCGCCGCCAAAGGTAGGCAAGGCAACAATGCCAGAGACGACGAAAGACCGCCTGCAATCGCTCCTGAATGGCGACTTGGATCCAGTCCTGCAGGTTGTGCATACACCCGCTCGAGGGTCCCTGTGTGTCCCTCACACAAAGTGTCACCAGAAGATTCCTTCCGTCCTTCTTCACTCAACACTGGCGGCGGATTCTTGCCagcttccgcttctcccaCGGCCGCCCCTCTCAGCCGTTCCCTATCTCGTTGGCccgtttcgcttccctcttcttcttcctcaatGCCGACTTCCCTTCTCACCGTCCTCGCACGCGTTTCGTCGCCCGCCTCTTCCACGTTCTCTTCGTGCTCGTCGCCTTtgtcctcttcatcttcttcctcttctccctcgtccacTACATACAGCTCTCCAGGCCCCCGACGCGTGTTGACGGTATTGCCTCCCGCAAAGTATTTCGGGCGTTTTGCGGAAGGCGTCAAATGAGGATAGAATTCCATGACGGACGTGGAAGCGTTGCCTCTTTTCCCATCGCCCCCCTTTACTCTGCTGTGTTCGACCtgccgtccctctctctcgcaatGTGCGCAttcgcctcctgtctcctcgtcgcttcttGCGCCACCGCCACTCATCCCTCGACCTGCCATCTGAaggctttcttctctcgctttctgcgcgccgccgctcgcaGAAGCCACCATCCTGCTTTCATCTTTTTCGACGCGTCTTTCCGCGCTTGCCGGTGACACCGTGTCAGTCAGAGGtctcgccggcgacgcccGGTGAGGCAGCGCCCGTAACCGGCCCCCTGTGCTCGCTGGTGAAACttcggaaaacgcgagagagcaaggACGGGACGCGTCGGAACGAAGAGGGCTTGGAGACGCCGTGCTTCGCTCGCGTGCACGGTGAGCCTccaggaggcgcagaaagtGGCCCGCGTCGCTCCGGCGGTGGTtacgaagaaacgcgcacaCGTCCGCATACAGGACTGAGCTGGTGCACATGCTGAAGACAGACACACCAGGAAAGAGACCCGATGGCGacacgcgaggagacaggaacggcGTCCGCACACAGAACGAGGGACGACCGTTGCGAGACCACAGAGAAGCCaaaggcgacacagaaggCGTGATGGATGCAGCGCCCACGGGGGCAGAAGAAACTACGACGAACGTGACAGCACGCCAGGTACCCGACAAGCCGACACAACGTCCCTACGCGGCACAAACAGTTTCGAAGAGCGATATACAACCCCTTTTCGCTGTTATCTCGCCGCTAGTGCAACTTCTGGACTGCCACATACGACGACTGAGAGAGCGATGGGAGCATCTTCAAAAGGGAAGTTTTTAACGTGGACCACTAGAGAGAACGTCGGACGATCCTCGTAAACGGAGGCGTATCGGCGGCTGCCTGTGTTTCTAGTTGGAACTGTCGAAGGCCACCTCGTGTGCACAGGTCACTTGGCACTGAGACTCAGCCTTGTGTTTCTATCAAGCGCCTAGGAAAAAGAGTTTGGCTTTCGTACTCGAGTGCAGAAGGGCGTTCGGCTGGGTCCTTCTTTAGGAGCCTCCGGCAGAGTTTCTTCAATGCTTCTCGATCATCCAAtggttcttcctcgttcgtgCCTCCGCGCCCTGCATCTGTCTCAGTCTTCCTTCGTCCATCTCTCGCGTTCACGTTCACCGCCCTTGTAACTTGCTCCTGTTGCCACGCCTCGTCCATCAGCTGCCCGTCCCACCCCcgtttccgtccctctcttcctggctCTGTTCTGCATTCGTCCTCTCGTTTCGCgccttcatcttctctctctctcttcctttcgctctccaCCTCTGGATCCAGTACGGGGACTGGGCGGACCGGCCGGCGCGCCAAGAGACCGCCGCGAGCCTGCTCGGTGACGCCCGTCGGTAGCGGATGCGCTTCGCGACCCTTCAGAGTCTCGCACGCTGCCCCAAGACACTTTGCAAGCTCTCCGCCCTCAGAAGGCCACCTCTGTGCGGAATTGTCCTCGTGCTCCTcgaaggaagaacggaagCTGAGCCCTTCCGTCTGAATCGCCTGAGATTCCGGGAGCGAACAGGCGAGCAACGAAACCACGAGGTGAATCCCAGCGAGGAGGCCCATACAGAGGGACGTGCGCGCATACAGGTCGAATACCATTTTTCGTTGTCCTGCTGGACATTCCGCATGTATTCGTGTCAGCCATGTTCACGCATGCCGCTCTGCGTTGttgctctctttccgcgACACGGTCATCGCCTTCTGTGGTTCCATTTTAACTATGAGAGGTTGTCCACAGGATGGACAAGTGCTGGCTGTGTGCATGTCTGCGACCGGTGTTCgtgtcgcgcatgcacagcagCCTTCGTGCTCGTGTCAGGCTCCTGCCTGGCCTTACCCAGAATAAAGAGTGAAGGGAATCGCCGCCAAATGGCCGCCGCAACTCAAGCATCTCGAACAGGATTACTCCCAGCGCCCAGGCGTCACTCGACGCGTTGTAGGGCTTGCCCTGACAGAGCTCTGCGACGAAAAACGTAGGAAATGTGGTTGACTCTATTGGCAGTCACATGCGCCCTTGTAAGCGGTTCGACATCATGGACTGCAACATTAAActacagaaaaaaggggcCTGGATCTCGGGGAATCTGCCCGCATAAGCGAAGTCACACATCCCACAAACACGCCGTCGCTTTCGCCCAGCACTTTGAGCGATGCCGGGCCCAGCCGAGATAGCTATGGTTCACTTTGTGCCCACCTTCCTATCAATGTACACGCACCGACCAGCCAAAGTACAAATAaatataaataaatatataaatatatatatatatatatatgtatgcatgaatatgtacatgcatgtgcactCTCCCGTCAACCTGTGCATGTTCACATATCGCCACCGGCATCGATCCTTTCACACGGTTTTCTTTCCCGATCTCATTTGGGCACGTTCGAAGTTCCACCTGTCATATTGTTGGTGATACGTATCTTGCGACGGTGTTTCATGCAAATTCAAGCGCACGAGTATTTGTGAGGAGGCCGCGCTGCACGCCCCTGTGGGCAGCTCACCACTCGCGTAGGTCAATGCATGACGACGTGAATCTTCTCTTATTCAACGATACGCATGTTCCTCTATTCACGTCCACGTTCCAGAGGTCCCATGCTCGACATGCGAAGCAAGAGTCACAGGCGGGAAGAGACCAAGAAACACACCTAGGGAAAGACAGGTGTTTTCACCGTTTCGCCGCTACCTCATGCCGTTCACCTCCGCAGACACGTGCAGGCTGATGTGGGCGTTCGGGCAACCTACCAGGGCTCATGATGAACGGCGTGCCAACGGCTGTCTCAGCCATCTCTTCAGCGGACGTCAAACTCCGGCTGATTCCTGCACGCCGACAGGGAGACggacgcgaacgcgagaggccaCAAACGGCAGTTGTGACGACATGCCTGGGCGCGAGTGCCTTCCTCCGTAATCCTCAGACGCGCGCCAGAAGTTGCGCTTTTCCCCCTACTGTTTCCTCACGTCTCAGCCAGCATCCCCGCGGAGCAACACAGGTTTAGTCTTGAGATGTCTAAAGAGGTCGAGCCCTCCCGACGGCGAACGCCCCTCATGGGGAGACGTGACACATTGCCACAACCGTACAGCCGCAAATATCCACGTCgaacgagaaacggaagcacAACGACGTGCGTGTAATGTGGTAATTGATTTTCCCTTTtcggaaggggaaaacgctcACGCCGCTTCACGGCACGATTCGTCTCAAGCTACTCGCGCTCTGAGCATGCAGCAGACACAGCGAAGCAGACGTATcaagaggcaggagaacaCACCGGATGCACGCCTAAAAACGTCAGTCGGTCCTGGAGGTCAGATGCACCCGAGTGCAAAGCAGatcgagagggagagagacgagaatgAGGAAGCAAATTGTTGgccgagacgagaaggccaAGGAAACTCACCAGAGAATCGGACTGATGAAATCACCAGAGCaacgagacacacaaagaAAGCAGACGACGAACAGGAACAGGTGAAGGCAAACACAGTCACACTCCTCAAACGGGAACACACTCGCCTCGCCGTACCGAAATCGCAGAGCCGGACGTCGAGGTCTTCTGTGAGCATGATGTTGCTCGGCTTCAAATCCCGATGAAGAATACGGAGATCGTGGAGAACCAAAAGCCCGACAGAAATCTGAGCTGTCCACTCTACAGAGGTGCATGGATACACGCAAAGCGAAACAACAAAAGTGGCCTGGCGGTCCCTCGCCTACGATGATATCCCCAAGTGTCTCCTAGCGTTGAATCCATGTACGTACATACAGGGCTCATCTGAAGATGCAGATACCTGTACTCCGTCATTTCGATGTATCATTGTATCGATACGGTTAGAAGGCTATGTATATTGGTACCTATACGCTTGTATGTCACAGGTGATATTTGATGCGCTTTTCGAATTGGCATGGATTTCCCTCCCCTGACGCTGTTCCCTCCCGATGTTTCGGCgactttctcttcgccgcttcttccccacGAGTCGCATGTCCGTCCACAATCCTTACTTCGGACCAGCGGAGTGGGCACAGGGGTGCCGCCGAGTTTTGCTCTCTCGAGGTACGTCTGCAGGCTGCCGCCTGGCGCATATTCAATGATTATATTCAGCGTATGCCCGGGTTCGATCCAGCTGTCCACATAGGCAATCATTGGCGGATCTTTGACAGCCTGCAGTCCACAGCCGCCGAACAAACAAAAATGAAGTAACGCGGAAACTAGGCAATCAATCTCTACCTAGCACGGGGCAACACCGTCGCAGCTGTTACCAGGATTCAAGGGCCCGCCTTTACCCCGCGCGCACGGTTCCGCAAGTGGACTCGCGTTCTAGGTCGGTGCCTGTCTGCATTCGACTCGTCACGCTCGTGAATGTATCACCTTGCTGGAGTATGAAGTTCCATCCTTCAGCCCCGCCAGCCGCTTTGAGGCGTCAGAGATCCCGCGCCCATCTTGACGGAATGCCAACGAAGCAACGCACCCGAGACAACACTTGGCACGAATGAAAAGCTTCCCTaacctctctcctcgtgtACGTCGAATTTCGTGTCTTTGCCTTCGTTGGTTCCCCACAAGTAACAGTGGACCTACCTTGAGGACCCGAACCTCATTCTTGGCGAGGTCCTGTTCTGCTGGGGTCATGCATTCGAGAAGGATTTCCTTGTGAGCAAAGGCCTTCATATCCGGGAGGCGCTTCACGAGGTGCACGTTGCTTGTTGCACCCCTGTCAATCATCGACACTCTCTCGTACACGCAGAatccctttccctcttcttcagaCAGTgacgcgtcttccccgtccgACTCATcatcgctttcttcctcgctgtcgaggcttctcctcgtcctctcgtctGTGTCGGTCCCCACGCGATGCTCCCCAAGCTCTCGGCCAGTGTGAAGtccgtcctcgtctgttGTCGGTCCCCTTGGTTGCACGCGTTGTCTCTCATCTCTGCTTTCCCCGTCGCTTCCGCTCTCCTCCGCATGCTGTTCCGGGGTCCTCGAACTCGGCCCCATCGCCTCCAGTGGCTTCCGTGCCTCTCCTTGTAAATGGACTGACTGAGGTAACACAGGCGACGGGGACGCAACGGCCCCAGCCGCACGGACCACTTCAAGCTCTCTTTGCCTCGAGACATTGGCGGTGTCCGTGCGACTTCTCACGGGCTGTGGCAACAAAGCTTGCTTTGCAAGAAGTGCTGCTGATACGACTCTTCGGGCTGTTTTTTCATCTTCGCGAGGCTCCCAGGAAGGCGCCTCCCTGACACTGTCAGTCACAGAGTTGTCACTGCGGCCGAACGAACTCTCGCCACCCGACAGCCTGTGTTGAGATAAAATGCGGACGCGTGGCGTGCGATCCATACCATGGAGTAGCGACGAAATGG
The sequence above is a segment of the Neospora caninum Liverpool complete genome, chromosome IX genome. Coding sequences within it:
- a CDS encoding putative NEK kinase, producing MPLIFPGATRSKVVLIEGNMFQRLALVDILTLCQYNCVAFETTQKAEAYLISVSASLPPSNSRRRLQKHSQHFPLDNPSAASTGTSKPPSQYGTPEPPHTSHCDASPLSVRSEHRETGSLNPPSNSRDETAGLLESLSTDNDGHARPSGEARTHTGLLPLSSCPIHRSMPGDAGGTVHTADQGNPFVTGSTAFNPESGVSILTQEGDPSGVHRLSLAPRGAHPREYFGPPQASVKRDLLSPVATSFAVAENNCHRSSDDGRHGEPRREGAQTVDASSAYDVSRCPDYAKNSSVSPFSPFSANAQTANHMDGLQDSMMNLSAHDFGMQQATAGLRGWKAKAMLQDTTSEPPNEGLCMDAGHRRRSRLGCQVLCLDSIMGRSKENACTCREPASAEGRRAGEVTKQNRKGQETAPQVEGISNRDTSRTGENDSDLALPGEKREEAEQEDGLKIRSEETVELLLCDRNAPGMPLTLPVIKTLFTFFNVSKRSSRKSKKKSSSDVGRTPTLSGLPSTSRADFSGDVDIRGCNENSFQSNQSSPASHTVISYSHENGRLSSARCSCSEATAQRKPGDDDDDAAYRGEIERDVHSEEEGNDGYWETKPVEQEREEKEQWDCASHERVSDSRHRRRDVVCSSRLRGACLDPVSLTTSDTAASSPLSTSASSPYSPPPRNLGVREPDWKRRDCREGSLPHSDQSAFLWTAGRLSSSSSSSSSLPPSVCISTHKHRACLLTDAGGLCVAKRGREKHEAEDARRRNEHHPIERDAGESVCCRGEKEHPKWLHGCYASSAPGYEQNARRKTIPRIEEGLSSRPEDAQYREEPLASSGRQAGCCEPEKSPSVVISLSALRLSARSLQFVYPRHEEDDSESNFEYEGSSPQDISSLSESYASRCDRRVLPPAHLLRSLDLRCAPPLGFGGERGEGERQRHQMGAPCMDRDTAERGPKGPLVRWKRAEGGAKKHGGDGRYSGEWHDRESVAAEKPSVNLREGMACRQVLPCSIPDRILNLYCDTIAGREANVKDFRSQSSATSPSSCGVRTHQPSVSSSFEIKNGFCAALFQELEPRRERERILDASLAPRLRSPRARLLPSAAGAPHAESETPASRISLLYTRQKRVEETWHSSISSLLHGMDRTPRVRILSQHRLSGGESSFGRSDNSVTDSVREAPSWEPREDEKTARRVVSAALLAKQALLPQPVRSRTDTANVSRQRELEVVRAAGAVASPSPVLPQSVHLQGEARKPLEAMGPSSRTPEQHAEESGSDGESRDERQRVQPRGPTTDEDGLHTGRELGEHRVGTDTDERTRRSLDSEEESDDESDGEDASLSEEEGKGFCVYERVSMIDRGATSNVHLVKRLPDMKAFAHKEILLECMTPAEQDLAKNEVRVLKAVKDPPMIAYVDSWIEPGHTLNIIIEYAPGGSLQTYLERAKLGGTPVPTPLVRKWTAQISVGLLVLHDLRILHRDLKPSNIMLTEDLDVRLCDFVRFSGISRSLTSAEEMAETAVGTPFIMSPELCQGKPYNASSDAWALGVILFEMLELRRPFGGDSLHSLFWAIQTEGLSFRSSFEEHEDNSAQRWPSEGGELAKCLGAACETLKGREAHPLPTGVTEQARGGLLARRPVRPVPVLDPEVESERKREREDEGAKREDECRTEPGREGRKRGWDGQLMDEAWQQEQVTRAVNVNARDGRRKTETDAGRGGTNEEEPLDDREALKKLCRRLLKKDPAERPSALDMCTSSVLYADVCAFLRNHRRSDAGHFLRLLEAHRARERSTASPSPLRSDASRPCSLAFSEVSPASTGGRLRALPHRASPARPLTDTVSPASAERRVEKDESRMVASASGGAQKAREESLQMAGRGMSGGGARSDEETGGECAHCEREGRQVEHSRVKGGDGKRGNASTSVMEFYPHLTPSAKRPKYFAGGNTVNTRRGPGELYVVDEGEEEEDEEDKGDEHEENVEEAGDETRARTVRREVGIEEEEEGSETGQRDRERLRGAAVGEAEAGKNPPPVLSEEGRKESSGDTLCEGHTGTLERVYAQPAGLDPSRHSGAIAGGLSSSLALLPCLPLAAKDGDTGREDDAAVCVHPKFSDAKQEPLRDYGERDAGVEIQHGTSSRPLLPFASSSPCLLSSSSSLSSSSASLSSSSLEGASLLFHQRAAPGAHRAGGPSPSSALSSTLDSSPRSPSRSMHACFSHASKPCPLRRGIRCARSQPGRTDMQTGEELPLDPGTDWVPSRDNAKQEEGRFAELRGGGEGTREPGEGPAGSVCLQGPSVTALAYLPVGRTCSSDLAPAGEGQDVDSRRRRKEDRSDRRGNDRGEAVAREHRSFSAGINDSEKRELEVGRKPNAAEELVGGDSAENTERGGRVPDVLERRSERENEPSAAPGNGTRSNVTNFPSDDKPTPKTDSRDLLLSPPVGPSPSSRWMVPLCSHRSCSRLRLTALASPPGSSSCNDAPRLSHASSGSSILPGRASAAHTLSNYIESPEPPLVPSSLCPASPASVSSAACLSPAAAVSSLSSPVHFSQGSTPDPCLTSPASPVASLSTQSSPGLPLKKLVPSLGLTRSAGGFPAPLRGFGEGRLKAETAGSLLRARGQPHLAGSPPSPSQRRSSGASWVARKPRRETRLCCVKSSTSRAAIAHAIRRITRLRRPSRRQRKETLERLEAERGGESHPEGGPQKANGSERRRDKGLDCRRRTGKCSSGERDPGDPEEAVVRRQEEERLDQLDRQGAEQRWRGAGSDPEGDCRSGVREKAARASLCWMRKCADRRPTGGMALAPGNKGPAGCFHSLSASCSSFASPGRATARPFARDSFSVPPRASSALCLLARFASSAAFSASSSALARPRLLASAFPGRPSEATERAETLPDLKRENWKDRRSGRADAEAVEGSNANGATGDREARGESRLVSLPVANHRGIGDASGDGAHAKLDTMRGEGREQNGDSDGEDTSVEEGSSFRFEWFCTFLLFLWCARAWLTGSDGGCGEKRKHLTGDWGDAEAEKDPDDRGSRAAGRQVEANVRIRFFRRQQWI